The Salvia miltiorrhiza cultivar Shanhuang (shh) chromosome 1, IMPLAD_Smil_shh, whole genome shotgun sequence genome has a window encoding:
- the LOC131005200 gene encoding disease resistance protein ADR1-like — MEGLRSLKSLTIDNCSSLISLSDGFHHLTALEQLSIMSCPKLTWLPDGFHDLSSLRSLNIVSCPSLDYLPVSLQHATALQSLVIHSWPDLTALPEWFGRFSCLRSLAIVECEKLMSLPQGLQNLTKLQLISIQKCPILEDRCRRKGMLWQRIAHIPHKYIGSLKL, encoded by the coding sequence ATGGAAGGGTTGAGATCCCTTAAAAGCTTAACCATTGACAACTGCAGCAGCCTGATTTCTCTCTCAGACGGCTTCCACCATCTCACAGCCCTCGAGCAATTGTCGATAATGAGTTGTCCAAAACTAACTTGGCTGCCAGATGGTTTTCACGATCTGTCTTCCCTTAGGAGTTTAAACATAGTATCTTGCCCGAGTCTGGATTACCTTCCGGTGAGCCTGCAACACGCGACAGCACTGCAGAGTCTGGTGATTCATAGCTGGCCGGATTTGACAGCTCTGCCAGAATGGTTTGGTAGATTTTCTTGTCTGAGATCTCTGGCGATTGTGGAATGCGAAAAGCTCATGTCATTGCCTCAAGGGCTACAAAACCTCACCAAACTCCAGCTCATATCAATCCAAAAATGTCCAATTCTCGAAGATCGTTGCAGAAGGAAAGGCATGCTGTGGCAAAGGATAGCACACATCCCTCATAAATACATTGGATCACTGAAGCTATGA